In a single window of the Nicotiana tomentosiformis chromosome 8, ASM39032v3, whole genome shotgun sequence genome:
- the LOC104112741 gene encoding protein FAR-RED IMPAIRED RESPONSE 1-like produces the protein MTTHPDDFLLRNFPQYSKDGNFNDGEDHSDDAAAAAAADDNDDDDDHYLKEEGEGGDDRKMSNEFNEKDLVIGPITRMRFNNKDVMFDFYKEYARLSGFCIVKKISNKKGGDIVRQVQYGCDRSTKSRNKYVTKRRNCRARINGILEENGSWRVSKVVKKHNHQLEPALS, from the exons ATGACCACTCATCCAGATGACTTCCTCCTCCGCAATTTCCCTCAATATTCAAAAG ATGGCAACTTTAATGATGGAGAAGATCATAGTGACgatgctgctgctgctgctgcagctgatgataatgatgatgatgacgaccaTTATTTAAAGGAAGAGGGAGAAGGTGGAGATGATAGGAAAATGTCTAATGAGTTTAATGAAAAAGATCTAGTAATAGGTCCAATTACTAGAATGCGGTTTAATAATAAGGATGTTATGTTTGATTTTTACAAAGAATATGCAAGATTATCAGGGTTTTGTATTGTCAAAAAAATATCAAACAAAAAAGGTGGTGATATTGTAAGGCAAGTACAATATGGTTGTGATAGGTCTACGAAATCAAGGAACAAGTATGTTACCAAGAGGAGGAACTGTCGTGCTAGAATAAATGGAATTTTGGAGGAGAATGGTTCATGGCGTGTTTCAAAAGTGGTTAAAAAGCATAATCATCAATTGGAACCAGCACTATCGTGA